From Anaerohalosphaera lusitana, one genomic window encodes:
- the trpS gene encoding tryptophan--tRNA ligase, which translates to MRVLSGIQPSGKLHIGNFFGAMRQHLQLQADNEGFYFIADYHALTTNPQADELRQRCLDVAMDYLALGLDPEKTVFWRQSDVPEVTELAWILSCVTPMGLLQRCTSYKDKVAQGLSPNHGLFAYPVLQAADIVAFDSECVPVGQDQKQHIEVTRDIAQRFNNMYGEVFVLPDEHILESVAVVPGVDGRKMSKSYDNTIEIFEPENKVKKKVMRIKTDSTPVEEPKDPDQCSIFAMLKLVAEKDELAEWREKYEKGGTGYGTVKKRVVELLHDYFRPYRNKRAELEDNQDYVKKVLADGAERARAVARTTLDKVRDAVGMGGLD; encoded by the coding sequence TTGAGAGTACTTTCAGGTATACAGCCGTCGGGTAAACTGCATATAGGCAACTTTTTCGGGGCCATGCGCCAGCATTTGCAGCTCCAGGCGGACAACGAGGGTTTCTATTTTATCGCCGATTATCACGCATTAACCACGAATCCGCAGGCCGATGAACTCAGGCAGCGGTGCCTGGATGTTGCGATGGATTACCTGGCGCTCGGTTTGGACCCTGAAAAGACGGTTTTCTGGCGGCAGTCTGATGTGCCTGAAGTGACGGAGCTGGCGTGGATACTTTCGTGTGTGACGCCGATGGGGCTGCTGCAGCGGTGCACCTCTTATAAGGATAAGGTAGCACAGGGTTTATCGCCCAATCACGGGCTTTTTGCCTATCCTGTGCTGCAGGCGGCTGATATAGTGGCGTTCGACAGTGAATGTGTGCCGGTCGGTCAGGATCAGAAGCAGCACATCGAGGTGACCCGGGACATCGCCCAGCGGTTCAATAATATGTACGGCGAGGTATTTGTCCTGCCTGATGAGCATATACTTGAGTCTGTCGCTGTCGTGCCGGGCGTGGACGGGCGGAAGATGAGTAAGAGTTACGATAACACCATCGAGATATTCGAGCCCGAGAACAAGGTCAAGAAGAAGGTTATGCGGATCAAGACCGATTCGACACCGGTGGAGGAGCCGAAGGATCCTGATCAGTGCAGTATTTTCGCGATGCTCAAGCTGGTGGCTGAGAAGGATGAGCTGGCGGAGTGGCGCGAGAAGTACGAAAAGGGCGGGACCGGGTACGGGACCGTGAAAAAACGCGTTGTTGAGCTGCTGCATGACTATTTCAGGCCTTACCGTAATAAGCGGGCCGAGCTTGAGGATAATCAGGATTATGTGAAAAAGGTGCTTGCCGACGGTGCGGAGCGAGCCAGGGCCGTTGCGCGGACTACGTTGGATAAGGTTCGGGATGCAGTTGGGATGGGAGGTCTGGATTGA
- a CDS encoding putative signal transducing protein — translation MSSDKLITIAEYENNLDARLAMMWLESNGVKATVTGETLSVVVPEIGWRRIELQVLESDAEEARKLLEEHEKQRDDEIDGDE, via the coding sequence TTGAGCTCGGATAAGCTGATCACGATTGCTGAATATGAGAACAACCTGGACGCCAGGCTTGCGATGATGTGGCTTGAGAGCAATGGGGTCAAGGCCACGGTGACCGGTGAGACGCTTTCGGTGGTTGTGCCGGAGATAGGCTGGCGGCGGATCGAGCTGCAGGTGCTGGAGAGCGATGCCGAAGAGGCGAGAAAGCTGCTGGAGGAGCATGAAAAGCAAAGGGATGATGAAATTGATGGGGATGAATGA
- a CDS encoding segregation and condensation protein A, producing the protein MMSELYRVDLDVFSGPLDLLLYLVRKDEVDIYDIPISHITEQYIHYIEMLKLLDIEVAGDFLIMAATLMEIKSAMLLPKASVEDGEEEEDSDPRAELVRQLLEYKKFKDAANLLESSAEDRSERHTRPDNILTELKQDAEPEVDLEQVSIWDLLEAFDGIMQATGRYADYSSIKDDTPIDLYQIDILHRLQSEGTMSFESIFAGKKNKLVMVGMFLAMLELMRNRLIWVEQSEKQGDIYVRPLTEDAAEEAVQRAIYERTVGEEAAENEQNATVGHADGQPEGAAENASVPAGEGGPGETEEEVNRDMIPIREYSPAQGREEPDEHMVAEGEESGDEEL; encoded by the coding sequence ATGATGAGTGAACTATACAGGGTCGACCTGGATGTTTTTTCAGGGCCGCTGGATCTGCTGCTGTATCTGGTGCGCAAGGACGAGGTCGACATTTATGACATACCTATCTCGCATATAACTGAGCAGTACATACATTATATTGAGATGCTCAAGCTGCTGGATATCGAGGTTGCGGGTGATTTTCTGATCATGGCGGCGACGCTGATGGAGATCAAATCCGCGATGCTGCTGCCGAAAGCGTCGGTAGAGGACGGCGAAGAGGAGGAAGACAGCGACCCGCGGGCGGAGCTGGTAAGGCAGTTGCTGGAATACAAAAAGTTCAAGGATGCTGCGAATCTGCTGGAGAGCTCGGCCGAGGACAGGAGCGAGAGGCATACGCGGCCGGACAATATACTTACGGAGCTCAAGCAGGACGCTGAGCCCGAGGTGGACCTGGAGCAGGTGAGCATCTGGGACCTGCTGGAAGCGTTTGACGGGATAATGCAGGCGACGGGGCGGTATGCGGATTACAGCAGTATCAAGGATGACACGCCTATCGACCTGTATCAGATCGATATCCTACATCGGCTGCAGAGCGAAGGTACTATGAGTTTTGAGAGTATCTTTGCGGGCAAGAAGAACAAGCTGGTGATGGTGGGGATGTTTTTGGCGATGCTGGAGTTGATGCGGAATCGACTTATCTGGGTGGAACAGAGCGAGAAGCAGGGCGACATTTATGTCAGGCCGTTGACGGAGGATGCCGCGGAGGAAGCTGTTCAGCGGGCGATCTATGAGCGAACGGTCGGCGAGGAAGCGGCGGAAAATGAGCAAAATGCCACGGTTGGGCATGCTGACGGCCAGCCGGAGGGGGCCGCTGAGAACGCCAGCGTCCCGGCAGGGGAAGGCGGCCCCGGTGAAACAGAGGAGGAAGTAAATCGCGATATGATACCTATAAGGGAGTATTCACCCGCACAGGGACGGGAAGAGCCGGATGAGCATATGGTCGCTGAGGGCGAAGAATCAGGCGATGAGGAGCTTTAG
- the trxA gene encoding thioredoxin, whose translation MAGNVVELTDATFDDTVTGSDVPVLVDFWAPWCGPCKMIAPVIDELADEYAGKAKVCKVNTDEHREAAVEYAINAIPTIILFNNGQVAKKWVGMTTKKDITAEIDELI comes from the coding sequence ATGGCAGGTAACGTTGTAGAACTCACTGATGCGACTTTCGATGATACGGTAACGGGTTCGGACGTGCCGGTGCTTGTTGATTTCTGGGCTCCGTGGTGCGGTCCGTGTAAGATGATCGCTCCGGTTATCGATGAGTTGGCGGACGAATACGCAGGCAAGGCCAAGGTGTGCAAGGTCAACACTGACGAGCACCGCGAAGCTGCTGTCGAGTACGCGATCAATGCTATTCCCACGATCATTCTGTTCAATAACGGGCAGGTTGCAAAGAAGTGGGTCGGCATGACAACTAAGAAAGATATTACGGCGGAAATTGACGAGCTGATATAA
- the aspS gene encoding aspartate--tRNA ligase — protein sequence MLKRTHNCGELRSSNVGEKVRMAGWVHSYRDHGNLVFIDLRDREGLVQLVFDPEQHKEVHAEARKLRCEWVIAAQGEVRRRSEGMDNPKMATGEIEVAIDELEILNTAKTPPFDIDSVNEVNEETRLKYRFFDLRRPAMQEKMRVRHRVAKMVRDYYDDNGFWEIETPMLGKSTPEGARDFLVPSRLYQGSFYALPQSPQLFKQILMVAGSDRYFQIVRCFRDEDPRADRQAEFTQVDVEMSFVDSEDVMSVNEKLVADIFKNVLDVDVSLPIKRMSYKQAIDEYGIDRPDLRFDMRLHEITDIAANVDFKVFTSTVKKGGIVKGLCAPGGGKFSRRDIEKTLTEFVNGYGAKGLAWLKVVAKEDGSGLTVNSSIAKFFSEEQQQEIISRFDANDGDVILMVADKEDVVNKSLAPLRVKLGKELGLCKEGSYEFVWIVDFPLFDWNEDEKRFDSLHHPFTAPVPEDLEKLESDPGNIRSQAYDLVVNGSEVGGGSIRIHNPEVQAKVFDLLNISREQAEERFGFFLKALDYGTPPHGGIAFGLDRLVMLLTGTDNIRDVIAFPKTQRGQCLLTDAPGEVDKAQLDELNLRTQKHLHAVEKKPGQA from the coding sequence ATGCTGAAACGAACACATAACTGCGGTGAGCTGCGAAGCAGCAATGTTGGTGAGAAGGTCCGTATGGCAGGTTGGGTCCATTCGTACAGGGACCATGGTAATCTGGTTTTCATTGACCTTCGAGACCGTGAGGGGCTCGTGCAGCTTGTGTTCGATCCTGAACAGCATAAAGAGGTGCATGCCGAGGCTCGCAAACTTAGGTGTGAGTGGGTTATTGCCGCTCAGGGCGAGGTTCGCAGACGCAGTGAGGGCATGGACAATCCGAAGATGGCGACGGGCGAGATCGAGGTGGCGATAGATGAGCTGGAGATACTGAATACGGCGAAGACGCCGCCTTTCGATATCGATTCGGTTAACGAGGTGAATGAGGAAACTCGGCTGAAGTACCGTTTCTTTGATCTTCGCCGGCCCGCGATGCAGGAGAAGATGCGTGTGAGGCATCGTGTTGCGAAGATGGTGCGGGACTATTATGACGACAACGGGTTCTGGGAGATCGAGACGCCGATGCTGGGCAAGAGCACGCCTGAAGGTGCGAGAGACTTTCTTGTGCCGAGCAGACTCTACCAGGGATCATTCTATGCACTGCCTCAGTCGCCTCAGCTTTTCAAGCAGATACTGATGGTAGCGGGCAGTGACAGGTATTTCCAGATCGTCCGGTGCTTCCGTGATGAGGATCCGCGGGCGGACAGGCAGGCAGAGTTTACGCAGGTCGACGTGGAGATGAGTTTCGTCGACAGTGAAGATGTCATGAGCGTAAACGAGAAGCTCGTTGCTGACATATTCAAGAACGTGCTCGATGTTGATGTTTCACTGCCCATCAAACGGATGAGCTATAAGCAGGCGATCGATGAATACGGTATCGACAGGCCCGATCTGCGGTTCGATATGCGTTTGCATGAAATTACAGATATTGCCGCGAACGTCGATTTCAAGGTTTTTACTTCGACAGTCAAAAAGGGCGGTATTGTCAAGGGACTTTGTGCTCCGGGCGGGGGCAAGTTCTCCCGCAGGGATATCGAGAAGACGCTGACGGAGTTTGTCAACGGATATGGAGCGAAGGGTCTGGCGTGGCTGAAGGTTGTCGCTAAAGAGGACGGCAGCGGGTTGACAGTAAACAGCAGTATTGCGAAGTTCTTCTCTGAGGAACAGCAGCAGGAGATCATCAGCAGATTCGATGCCAATGACGGCGATGTGATACTGATGGTAGCGGACAAAGAGGACGTGGTGAACAAGTCGCTTGCTCCGCTTCGTGTCAAGCTCGGTAAAGAGCTTGGGTTATGCAAAGAGGGCAGTTATGAGTTCGTGTGGATCGTGGACTTCCCGCTGTTCGACTGGAACGAGGATGAAAAGCGGTTCGATTCGCTGCACCATCCGTTTACGGCGCCGGTTCCGGAGGACCTGGAAAAGCTGGAAAGTGATCCTGGCAATATCCGGTCGCAGGCTTACGATCTGGTCGTCAACGGCTCGGAGGTAGGCGGCGGCAGCATTCGTATACATAACCCTGAAGTGCAGGCGAAGGTGTTTGACCTGCTGAATATTTCCCGCGAGCAGGCAGAGGAGCGTTTCGGCTTCTTCCTGAAGGCACTTGATTACGGTACGCCGCCGCACGGTGGTATCGCGTTCGGTCTTGACAGGCTTGTGATGCTGCTGACGGGTACGGACAATATTCGCGACGTGATCGCATTCCCGAAGACACAGCGCGGGCAGTGTCTGCTAACGGATGCGCCTGGTGAGGTAGACAAGGCTCAGTTGGACGAGCTCAACCTGCGGACGCAGAAGCATCTGCATGCTGTGGAAAAGAAACCGGGACAGGCGTAA
- a CDS encoding sensor histidine kinase — protein MLDAVKKWIYKGLRIVGLKPLSIAEKSRIMFGGAVILILTVALLIPYFWMGKLIEKNALDAGRAVADTVYERHFQMGEGQIEGLPALGSGGRLQQKDDFAVKWLRLEGGGDIVKDDMPERHYEVLTELTAEEDGMDEESWTSTEGEAAQNNYVKIVRANDACIRCHNPDGSGSAFNRNQVVGAIIASTPARELAKTQLMNTVAIIIAGLLAGAAAVVAFYAIAQRIILRPIRQLRALVNNIADGNFDARSSIRTGDEYEKLANAFNHMLDVLQESQEKLRHANEELDNKIAELSERNIELYKANKLKSEFLANMSHEFRTPLNAIIGFAQLLHDRAGADAEKMKRYAENILTSGKSLLSMINDLLDLAKAEAGKMILHVGKVNVQELCQGLAAFFSPMTEQKSIKLKVEPSEDVPLVTTDAGKVQQILYNFLSNAIKFTPEGGRIVISAKMIGEKKVRLTVSDSGCGIAEAQQENIFEKFRQLDGSLTRQGEGTGLGLAICKELSGLLAGQVSVESELGEGAAFHLDIPVALREKKPQQQPSIDS, from the coding sequence ATGCTTGATGCCGTTAAAAAATGGATCTATAAGGGGCTTCGAATTGTCGGTTTGAAGCCCCTTTCGATTGCTGAGAAGTCCCGGATCATGTTCGGCGGGGCGGTGATCCTGATCCTTACGGTGGCACTGTTGATACCCTATTTCTGGATGGGCAAGCTGATCGAGAAGAATGCGCTGGATGCGGGCAGGGCTGTTGCGGATACGGTTTATGAGCGACACTTCCAGATGGGTGAGGGCCAGATCGAAGGGCTTCCGGCGCTGGGGAGCGGGGGAAGGCTGCAGCAGAAGGATGATTTTGCTGTCAAGTGGCTTCGGCTTGAAGGCGGGGGCGATATTGTTAAGGATGATATGCCCGAACGCCACTATGAGGTTTTGACCGAATTGACGGCTGAGGAGGACGGGATGGATGAGGAGTCGTGGACGAGCACGGAGGGTGAGGCCGCCCAGAACAACTATGTCAAAATTGTACGTGCGAATGACGCATGCATCAGATGTCACAATCCTGACGGCTCGGGTTCGGCATTCAATCGTAATCAGGTCGTAGGTGCGATTATCGCCAGCACCCCCGCCCGAGAGCTGGCGAAAACGCAGTTGATGAATACGGTTGCAATAATAATTGCGGGTTTGCTTGCCGGTGCCGCGGCGGTGGTTGCGTTTTACGCGATCGCACAGCGGATAATTTTGCGGCCGATACGTCAGCTTCGTGCCCTGGTGAACAATATTGCGGACGGTAATTTCGATGCAAGAAGTTCGATCAGGACGGGTGATGAATACGAAAAACTAGCCAATGCTTTCAACCATATGCTGGACGTTCTACAGGAATCGCAGGAGAAACTACGTCACGCCAATGAAGAGCTGGATAACAAGATAGCGGAGCTTTCCGAACGTAATATCGAGCTGTATAAAGCGAATAAACTCAAGAGTGAATTTTTGGCAAACATGAGTCATGAATTCAGGACGCCTTTGAATGCGATAATTGGATTCGCTCAGTTGCTGCATGATCGGGCTGGGGCGGATGCCGAGAAGATGAAACGCTATGCTGAGAATATACTGACCAGCGGGAAATCGCTGCTCAGCATGATAAACGATCTTCTGGATCTGGCGAAAGCGGAAGCGGGCAAGATGATCCTGCACGTCGGAAAGGTCAATGTGCAGGAGCTTTGTCAGGGGCTGGCGGCGTTCTTTTCACCGATGACCGAACAGAAATCCATTAAGCTGAAGGTAGAGCCTTCTGAGGATGTGCCTCTGGTTACTACTGACGCCGGCAAGGTGCAGCAGATACTTTACAATTTTTTGAGTAACGCGATCAAGTTTACACCCGAGGGGGGCAGAATAGTTATTTCAGCGAAGATGATCGGCGAAAAGAAGGTGCGGCTGACGGTCAGTGACAGTGGGTGCGGAATAGCGGAGGCTCAGCAGGAGAATATTTTTGAGAAGTTCCGGCAGCTTGACGGATCGCTGACCAGGCAGGGTGAGGGCACGGGGCTTGGCTTAGCAATATGCAAGGAGCTTAGCGGTCTTCTGGCAGGCCAGGTTTCGGTAGAGAGCGAGTTAGGCGAGGGGGCAGCGTTCCATCTGGACATCCCTGTGGCATTGAGGGAAAAGAAACCACAGCAGCAGCCGAGTATAGACAGCTAA
- a CDS encoding sigma-70 family RNA polymerase sigma factor — protein sequence MVAVKSIKESKSDKQNKCGFFEKEGGQLGLDERNELLKKFLPLVRSIAAKVSSSTSSNVEFDDMVSVGVFGLMRAIDNYDPSREVHFSTYARSRIKGAMLDELRQSDWIPRHTRRQVNKYKRAKSKLVVDLGREPKQPEIAAELGKTMEEFRKWQYHLETTSLVSLDSLSGGSDDEDEKLGWLADPGGYDPSMPVQQEDSRNYLTKSLGKIERLIIKLYYYEQLTMREVGSILKISESRVSQMHSDILERLRERLGSNEEFYHLAS from the coding sequence ATGGTAGCTGTCAAATCGATTAAAGAATCAAAATCGGATAAGCAGAACAAGTGCGGTTTTTTTGAGAAGGAAGGCGGACAGTTAGGTTTGGACGAGCGGAATGAGCTTCTGAAAAAGTTTCTGCCGCTGGTAAGAAGTATTGCTGCAAAAGTTTCGAGCTCGACCAGTTCGAATGTTGAATTCGATGACATGGTGAGCGTTGGCGTATTTGGTCTTATGAGGGCGATCGACAATTATGATCCGTCTCGTGAGGTTCACTTCAGCACTTATGCAAGGTCGCGGATCAAGGGTGCGATGCTGGATGAGCTTCGGCAGAGCGACTGGATACCGAGGCACACTCGAAGGCAGGTTAACAAATATAAGCGGGCGAAGTCGAAGCTAGTGGTTGATCTCGGACGTGAGCCGAAACAGCCTGAAATAGCGGCAGAGCTCGGCAAGACGATGGAGGAGTTCAGGAAATGGCAGTATCATCTTGAAACGACGAGTCTTGTGTCGCTGGATTCTTTGAGCGGGGGCAGTGATGACGAAGACGAGAAGCTGGGTTGGCTGGCTGATCCAGGCGGTTATGATCCTTCTATGCCTGTGCAGCAGGAGGATTCGAGGAACTATCTGACCAAGAGTCTGGGCAAGATCGAACGTCTGATCATAAAGCTTTATTACTACGAACAGCTTACAATGAGGGAGGTGGGCAGTATCCTGAAGATATCTGAGTCGCGGGTTTCGCAGATGCACAGTGACATTCTTGAAAGGCTGCGAGAACGGCTTGGCAGTAACGAGGAGTTCTATCACCTCGCCAGCTAG